A single region of the Pogoniulus pusillus isolate bPogPus1 chromosome Z, bPogPus1.pri, whole genome shotgun sequence genome encodes:
- the PELO gene encoding protein pelota homolog, with protein MKLVRKDLEKDNAGQVTLIPEEPEDMWHTYNLLQVGDSLRASTIRKVQTESATGSVGSNRIRTTLTLCVEAIDFDSQACQLRVKGTNIQENEYVKMGAYHTIELEPNRQFTLAKKQWDSVVLERIEQACDPAWSADVAAVVMQEGLAHVCLVTPSMTLTRAKVEVNIPRKRRGNCSQHDRALERFYEQVVQAIQRHINFEVVKCVLVASPGFVREQFCDYMFQQAVKTDNKLLLENRSKFLQVHSSSGHKYALKEALCDPAVTSRLSDTKAAGEVKALDDFYKMLQHEPDRAFYGLKHVEKANEAMAIDTLLISDELFRHQDVAARARYVRLVDSVRENMGTVRIFSSLHVSGEQLGKLTGVAAILRFPVAELSDQEDESSSEED; from the exons atgaagctggtgaggaaggacctggagaaggATAACGCGGGGCAGGTGACGCTCATCCCCGAGGAGCCTGAGGACATGTGGCACACCTACAACCTGCTGCAGGTGGGTGACAGCTTGCGGGCCTCCACCATCCGGAAGGTGCAGACCGAGTCGGCCACGGGCAGCGTGGGCAGCAACCGCATCCGCACCACCCTCACCCTCTGCGTGGAGGCCATCGACTTCGACTCGCAGGCCTGCCAGCTGCGAGTCAAGGGCACCAATATCCAGGAGAACGAGTATGTCAAAATGGGAGCCTACCACACCATCGAGCTGGAGCCCAACCGGCAGTTCACGCTGGCGAAGAAGCAGTGGGACAGTGTGGTGCTGGAGCGCATCGAGCAGGCCTGTGACCCGGCCTGGAGTGCCGATGTGGCGGCCGTGGTGATGCAGGAGGGCTTAGCTCATGTCTGCCTGGTCACTCCGAGCATGACGCTGACCCGTGCCAAGGTGGAGGTGAACATCCCCCGCAAGCGGAGAGGGAACTGCAGTCAGCACGACCGGGCCCTGGAGAGGTTCTACGAGCAGGTGGTGCAAGCCATCCAGCGGCACATCAACTTTGAGGTGGTGAAGTGTGTGCTGGTGGCCAGCCCAGGCTTCGTCCGGGAGCAGTTTTGTGATTACATGTTCCAGCAGGCAGTCAAGACTGACAATAAGCTGCTGCTTGAGAACAGATCCAAGTTCCTACAG GTACACTCTTCCTCGGGACATAAGTATGCATTGAAGGAAGCCCTCTGTGACCCAGCTGTAACCAGCCGCCTCTCTGACACTAAGGCAGCTGGCGAGGTCAAAGCCTTAGATGACTTCTATAAGATGCTGCAGCACGAGCCTGACCGGGCTTTTTATGGCCTCAAGCATGTCGAGAAGGCCAACGAGGCCATGGCCATCGACACTTTGCTGATCAGCGACGAGCTCTTCCGGCACCAGGACGTGGCGGCGCGCGCCCGATACGTTAGGCTGGTAGATAGCGTGCGGGAGAACATGGGCACAGTGCGCATTTTCTCCAGCCTTCACGtgtctggggagcagctgggcaaGCTGACAGGGGTGGCAGCCATCCTGCGCTTCCCTGTTGCTGAGCTCTCGGACCAGGAAGATGAGTCTAGCTCTGAGGAGGATTGA